A genome region from Paludibacterium sp. B53371 includes the following:
- a CDS encoding pseudouridine synthase: protein MEPVRLSKRLAELGICSRREADSYIEQGWVKVDGEVAILGLKVLPHQTIEVDARARAAQSARVTILLNKPVGYVSGQAEKGYPPAVTLVTGSSRWVGDTARQRFTPGHLKGLAPAGRLDIDSVGLLVLTQDGRIAKQLIGENSQVEKEYLVRVTGQMIPQGLTLLNHGLELDGEALLPAQVSWQNEDQLRFVLRQGKKRQIRRMCELVGLRVTGLKRVRIGKIMLGNLPPGQWRYLREDESF, encoded by the coding sequence ATGGAACCGGTACGTCTTTCCAAACGCCTGGCCGAATTGGGCATCTGCTCTCGCCGTGAGGCCGACAGCTATATTGAGCAGGGATGGGTCAAGGTCGATGGGGAAGTGGCGATACTTGGTCTGAAGGTGTTGCCGCACCAGACCATCGAGGTCGATGCCCGTGCCCGTGCCGCTCAGTCGGCACGCGTGACGATTCTGCTCAACAAACCGGTTGGCTATGTCTCCGGACAGGCAGAGAAGGGCTATCCGCCGGCCGTGACGCTGGTGACCGGCAGTAGTCGCTGGGTGGGCGATACGGCACGACAGCGCTTCACGCCGGGCCATCTCAAGGGGCTGGCGCCGGCCGGGCGGCTGGATATTGATTCGGTCGGTCTGCTGGTGCTGACCCAGGATGGTCGCATTGCCAAGCAGTTGATCGGGGAGAATTCCCAGGTCGAAAAAGAGTATCTGGTTCGGGTGACCGGGCAGATGATTCCGCAGGGGCTCACGCTGCTCAATCACGGTCTGGAACTGGATGGCGAAGCCCTGCTGCCGGCCCAGGTCAGCTGGCAGAACGAGGACCAGTTGCGCTTTGTCCTGCGCCAGGGCAAGAAGCGCCAGATCCGCCGCATGTGCGAACTGGTCGGCTTGCGTGTGACCGGCCTGAAACGGGTGCGCATCGGCAAGATCATGCTGGGCAATCTGCCACCGGGGCAATGGCGCTATCTGCGCGAAGACGAATCGTTCTGA
- a CDS encoding histidinol-phosphate transaminase, whose translation MLNLHRNECRHGLSPAVRRLLSSAGPLAWQYPAREAARLVQRLAIYHRRRPEEFVLGAGATAILQTVLAHFARRPDARLFYSAPVFPLLPAMAGALPSEFCRWLPDGSIDLPGLRQRVEQHRGAALVYLSNPDCHGGQMLDQTLLDAWMCEASPRVRFIIDEAYMEFLPEPEAHSLLSRLDALPSSLLVLRTFSKAYGLAGLRVGFAVGRDAGWLAGLQAALAPALNLPGLLAAAEALQNPAWLEHARWLLATARAALCEGLEALQLSPRCSVLNFVLHRLPGEAAFWLAGLAAADVSVCYPINTLPGWCRVSVDSFDGVQRYLQVLRDLLQRRVREG comes from the coding sequence GTGCTCAATCTGCATCGGAACGAATGTCGTCATGGCTTGTCGCCAGCGGTTCGCCGCCTGTTGTCTTCGGCAGGTCCGCTGGCCTGGCAATACCCTGCGCGGGAGGCGGCGCGTCTGGTGCAACGCCTGGCGATTTATCATCGTCGTCGTCCCGAGGAGTTCGTCCTCGGGGCCGGCGCCACGGCCATCCTGCAGACCGTGCTGGCTCATTTTGCTCGCCGGCCGGATGCCCGTCTGTTCTATAGTGCCCCGGTTTTTCCCCTTTTGCCGGCGATGGCCGGTGCCTTGCCAAGCGAATTCTGTCGCTGGCTTCCGGATGGCAGCATCGATTTGCCAGGCTTGCGCCAGCGCGTCGAGCAACACCGGGGGGCCGCCCTGGTCTATCTGAGCAACCCGGATTGCCATGGCGGACAAATGCTGGATCAGACGCTGCTGGATGCCTGGATGTGCGAGGCATCGCCACGGGTGCGTTTCATCATCGACGAAGCCTATATGGAGTTTCTGCCCGAGCCCGAGGCGCATTCGCTGCTGTCCCGGCTGGATGCCTTGCCGTCCTCGCTGCTGGTCTTGCGCACCTTTTCCAAAGCCTATGGGCTGGCTGGTTTACGCGTCGGCTTTGCGGTTGGGCGTGATGCCGGCTGGCTGGCCGGTCTGCAGGCGGCGCTGGCACCGGCACTGAATCTGCCCGGTCTGCTGGCCGCGGCCGAGGCTTTGCAAAATCCGGCCTGGCTGGAGCATGCTCGCTGGCTGCTGGCGACGGCGCGGGCGGCATTGTGCGAAGGGCTGGAGGCCCTGCAGTTGTCACCGCGTTGTTCAGTGCTGAATTTTGTGCTGCATCGCCTGCCGGGAGAGGCGGCGTTCTGGCTGGCTGGCCTGGCCGCTGCCGACGTGAGCGTCTGCTATCCGATCAACACCTTGCCCGGCTGGTGTCGGGTCAGTGTCGACAGTTTTGATGGGGTGCAGCGTTATCTGCAGGTCCTGCGGGATTTGCTGCAGCGCCGGGTGAGGGAGGGCTGA
- a CDS encoding DEAD/DEAH box helicase has translation MTFSDLGISPLILRALEDAGYSEPTPVQAEAIPAALAGEDLLVSAQTGSGKTAAFLLPALVKLTERSTGSGKGPRVLVLTPTRELAQQVEKNATEYGTHLRWLRTVCLVGGASFGYQVRAMSRPIDIMVATPGRLMDHMRQGRIDFSRLEMLVLDEADRMLDMGFIEDIETIVQATPAARQTVLFSATLDGVVGKLAQKLTKDAKRVEIERKESGGNIEEHLLYADNQAHKDRLLDHILREAGFDQAVIFTATKIGSEELADKLADQGFSAACLHGDMPQNWRNRTLNDLRRGRIKVLVATDVAARGIDVPTIDLVVNYDLPKQAEDYVHRIGRTGRAGRNGTAITMSETKEFHRVRRIEQYLKRQITEGVIEGLEPTRRPPKGGNGQRRGGNGNGGQRRHGSGGGYGAQRKPGSGYAKRAPRQQTAG, from the coding sequence ATGACGTTTTCCGACCTGGGCATTTCGCCCCTGATTCTGCGCGCCCTCGAAGATGCCGGCTACAGCGAACCGACCCCGGTTCAGGCCGAAGCCATCCCCGCGGCGCTGGCGGGCGAAGACCTGCTGGTCTCGGCACAAACCGGCAGCGGCAAGACCGCCGCCTTCCTGCTGCCTGCACTGGTCAAGCTGACCGAACGCTCGACCGGCTCCGGCAAGGGCCCGCGTGTTCTGGTCCTGACCCCGACGCGCGAACTGGCGCAACAAGTTGAAAAGAACGCCACCGAATACGGCACCCACCTGCGCTGGCTGCGCACTGTCTGCCTGGTCGGCGGCGCCTCCTTCGGTTATCAGGTCCGCGCCATGTCGCGCCCGATCGACATCATGGTCGCCACCCCGGGCCGCCTGATGGATCACATGCGCCAGGGCCGCATCGACTTCTCCCGTCTGGAAATGCTGGTCCTGGACGAAGCGGACCGCATGCTGGACATGGGCTTCATCGAAGACATCGAAACCATCGTGCAGGCCACCCCGGCTGCCCGTCAGACTGTGCTGTTCTCCGCCACGCTCGACGGCGTGGTCGGCAAGCTGGCACAGAAGCTGACCAAGGATGCCAAGCGCGTCGAAATCGAGCGCAAGGAAAGCGGCGGCAACATCGAAGAACACCTGCTGTACGCCGACAACCAGGCGCACAAGGATCGTCTGCTGGACCATATCCTGCGCGAAGCCGGTTTCGATCAGGCCGTGATTTTCACTGCCACCAAGATCGGTTCCGAAGAGCTGGCCGACAAGCTGGCCGACCAGGGTTTCTCCGCCGCCTGCCTGCATGGCGACATGCCGCAGAACTGGCGTAACCGTACCCTGAACGACCTGCGTCGCGGCCGCATCAAGGTACTGGTGGCCACCGACGTGGCCGCGCGCGGCATCGACGTGCCGACCATTGACCTGGTGGTCAACTACGACCTGCCGAAGCAGGCCGAAGACTACGTGCACCGCATCGGCCGTACCGGTCGTGCCGGCCGTAACGGCACGGCCATCACCATGTCGGAGACCAAGGAATTCCATCGCGTCCGTCGCATCGAGCAATACCTGAAGCGTCAGATCACCGAGGGTGTCATCGAAGGTCTGGAACCGACCCGTCGTCCGCCGAAGGGTGGCAATGGCCAGCGTCGCGGCGGCAATGGCAACGGCGGTCAGCGCCGTCATGGCAGCGGCGGCGGCTATGGCGCCCAGCGCAAGCCGGGCAGCGGCTACGCCAAGCGAGCCCCGCGTCAGCAGACTGCCGGCTGA
- a CDS encoding response regulator, whose translation MLEVENLIVALVEPSNVQAQIIKAALQERGIDQVTVYESGSDLLEALASKLPDLVFSALYLPDMTGTDLVYTLRDTPAWADLPFILISSETNPYYLDPVRQAGTMAILPKPFSQNQLTMALENTLDFLNAEQLDIPLEDDFADLNVLLVDDSSTARRHVRFILEKLGFEKIYEANNGLEAIPLLNSQLFDLVFTDYNMPQMDGRALVEYIRKESMQSSVPILMVSSEDNEGRLAAVEAAGVSAICDKPFGAEVVRKLVGQLLMDRD comes from the coding sequence ATGCTGGAAGTAGAAAACCTGATTGTGGCACTGGTCGAACCATCGAACGTTCAGGCGCAGATCATCAAGGCGGCGCTGCAGGAACGGGGGATCGACCAGGTCACGGTCTACGAGTCGGGCTCCGACCTGCTTGAAGCACTGGCTTCCAAATTGCCCGACCTGGTCTTCAGTGCGCTTTATCTGCCGGACATGACCGGCACGGATCTGGTCTATACCCTGCGCGACACCCCGGCCTGGGCCGATTTGCCGTTCATCCTGATCTCGAGCGAAACCAACCCCTACTACCTGGACCCGGTACGCCAGGCGGGCACCATGGCCATCCTGCCCAAGCCGTTCTCGCAGAATCAGCTGACCATGGCCCTGGAGAACACGCTGGACTTCCTCAATGCCGAGCAACTGGACATTCCGCTGGAAGACGACTTTGCCGACCTGAATGTCCTGCTGGTCGATGACAGCAGCACGGCGCGGCGTCATGTGCGCTTCATTCTGGAAAAGCTGGGCTTCGAGAAGATCTACGAGGCCAACAATGGCCTGGAGGCCATTCCCCTGCTCAACTCGCAGCTGTTTGATCTGGTCTTCACCGATTACAACATGCCGCAGATGGATGGTCGCGCCCTGGTCGAGTACATCCGCAAGGAAAGCATGCAGAGCTCGGTGCCGATCCTGATGGTATCAAGCGAGGACAACGAAGGGCGGCTGGCCGCGGTCGAGGCTGCCGGCGTCTCCGCCATCTGCGACAAGCCATTCGGCGCTGAAGTGGTACGCAAGCTGGTCGGCCAGTTGCTGATGGATCGCGACTGA
- a CDS encoding class 1 fructose-bisphosphatase, with protein MSRITLSRFLIEQQRKAGTLPPDLRLLIETIARACKAISFSVNKGALAGVLGEAGTGNIQGEAQKKMDVIANDYLLDANEWGGNLAAMASEEMELPYHIPGEYPKGDYLLLFDPLDGSSNIDVNITVGTIFSILHNPNGNLTPSESHFLQKGGAQVAAGYTIYGPQTMLVLTFGSGVHGFTLDREQGSFVLTHPDMRVPERTSEFAINMSNQRHWEAPVKRYVDELLAGKTGPRGRDFNMRWVASMVAEVHRILTRGGIFMYPRDAREPEKPGKLRLMYEGNPMAFIIEQAGGLATNGHQRIMDIQPTSLHERVAVFLGSREEVKMVTGYHQG; from the coding sequence ATGAGCCGCATTACTCTTTCCCGCTTTCTGATCGAACAGCAACGCAAGGCCGGCACGCTGCCGCCGGATCTGCGCCTGCTGATTGAAACCATTGCGCGCGCCTGCAAGGCCATCAGTTTCTCCGTCAACAAGGGGGCGCTGGCCGGGGTGCTGGGCGAAGCCGGCACCGGCAACATCCAGGGCGAAGCCCAAAAGAAGATGGACGTGATTGCCAACGACTACCTGCTGGATGCCAACGAGTGGGGCGGCAATCTGGCGGCAATGGCCTCGGAAGAAATGGAACTGCCCTACCACATCCCGGGCGAATACCCCAAGGGTGACTACCTGCTGCTGTTCGATCCGCTGGATGGCTCGTCCAACATCGACGTCAACATTACCGTCGGCACCATTTTCTCCATCCTGCACAACCCGAACGGCAACCTGACCCCGAGCGAAAGCCACTTCCTGCAAAAGGGCGGCGCCCAGGTCGCCGCCGGCTATACCATCTACGGTCCGCAAACCATGCTGGTGCTGACCTTCGGCAGCGGCGTACATGGTTTTACCCTGGACCGTGAACAAGGCAGCTTCGTGCTGACCCATCCGGACATGCGCGTTCCCGAGCGCACCAGTGAGTTCGCCATCAACATGTCGAACCAGCGCCACTGGGAAGCCCCGGTCAAGCGCTATGTCGACGAACTGCTGGCCGGCAAAACCGGCCCGCGTGGCCGTGATTTCAACATGCGCTGGGTGGCCTCGATGGTGGCCGAGGTGCATCGTATCCTGACCCGCGGCGGCATCTTCATGTATCCGCGCGACGCCCGCGAGCCGGAAAAACCCGGCAAACTGCGGCTGATGTATGAAGGCAACCCGATGGCCTTCATCATCGAGCAGGCCGGCGGGCTGGCCACCAATGGCCATCAGCGCATCATGGACATCCAGCCGACATCGCTGCATGAACGGGTGGCGGTCTTCCTCGGCTCGCGTGAAGAAGTCAAAATGGTGACCGGTTACCATCAGGGCTAA
- the gcvA gene encoding transcriptional regulator GcvA codes for MNHFPPLNSLRVFEAAARLESFSAAASELFVTHGAVSKQIKQLEDWLGMALFERRGGRVRLTDAGWRYLVQVQDGLDLIANATAQLQQPDRQRRLAVNATPTFASYWLLPRLASFREQYPDLVLHLATSDRDISRLDAPFDIAIRRGPGDWPGHIARPFLKEWELPLASPALLDRQPISQPGDLIAHTLLHADARPTAWPRWLTLAGVAELKPAAEMHFDRFSLALQAACDGLGVVLGPLPMAQQLIDQGLLRAPLQSPVVPVRDFCWIVPRAGSDDPTVTAFCRWLEETAA; via the coding sequence ATGAACCATTTCCCTCCCCTCAACTCACTCCGGGTTTTCGAGGCTGCCGCTAGGCTGGAAAGCTTTTCCGCCGCCGCCAGCGAATTGTTCGTCACGCATGGCGCTGTGAGCAAACAGATTAAGCAGCTGGAAGACTGGCTGGGCATGGCCCTCTTCGAACGGCGGGGTGGCCGGGTACGCCTGACCGATGCCGGCTGGCGCTATCTGGTGCAGGTGCAGGACGGCCTCGACCTGATCGCCAATGCCACGGCGCAACTGCAACAGCCTGACCGGCAGCGGCGTCTGGCCGTCAATGCCACCCCGACCTTTGCCAGCTACTGGCTGCTGCCGCGCCTGGCCAGCTTTCGTGAGCAGTATCCGGATCTGGTGCTGCACCTCGCCACCTCTGACCGTGACATCAGCCGGCTGGATGCCCCGTTTGACATCGCCATCCGCCGCGGGCCGGGCGACTGGCCCGGCCACATTGCGCGCCCTTTCCTCAAGGAGTGGGAATTGCCGCTGGCCAGTCCGGCCTTGCTGGACCGGCAGCCGATCAGCCAGCCGGGCGACCTGATTGCCCACACCCTGCTGCATGCCGACGCGCGACCAACCGCCTGGCCACGCTGGCTGACGCTGGCCGGCGTGGCCGAGCTGAAACCGGCGGCGGAGATGCATTTCGACCGCTTCTCACTGGCCCTGCAGGCGGCTTGTGACGGCCTGGGGGTCGTGCTGGGCCCATTGCCGATGGCCCAGCAGCTCATCGATCAGGGACTGCTGCGCGCCCCGCTGCAGAGCCCGGTCGTACCGGTGCGGGATTTCTGCTGGATTGTCCCTCGCGCCGGCAGCGACGACCCGACGGTCACCGCCTTCTGTCGCTGGCTGGAAGAAACCGCCGCATGA
- the acnB gene encoding bifunctional aconitate hydratase 2/2-methylisocitrate dehydratase has protein sequence MLEAYRQHVAERAALGIPPLPLSAKQVEELVELLKNPPKGEEDTLVDLITYRVPPGVDDAAKVKASFLAAVAEGTVKSPLLTRVRATELLGTMLGGYNIKPLIDLLDDAEVAAVAGEALKKTLLMFDAFHDVKEKMDKGNAVARAVMQSWADAEWFTSRPEVAQKITVTVFKVPGETNTDDLSPAPDAWSRPDIPLHYLAMLKNTRPGAAFVPEEDGKRGPIQFIDDLKKKGHLVAYVGDVVGTGSSRKSATNSVVWATGQDIPFVPNKRFGGVTLGGKIAPIFFNTQEDSGSLPIEVDVSQLEMGDVIDIYPYAGKIEKNGGVVAEFKLKSEVILDEVRAGGRINLIIGRGLTSKAREALGLAASTVFRLPKSPVDSGKGFTLAQKMVGRACGLAEGQGVRPGTYCEPKMTTVGSQDTTGPMTRDELKDLACLGFSADLVMQSFCHTAAYPKPVDVKMHKELPTFISSRGGVSLRPGDGVIHSWLNRLLLPDTVGTGGDSHTRFPIGISFPAGSGLVAFAAATGVMPLDMPESVLVRFKGKLQPGVTLRDLVNAIPLYAIKQGLLTVAKAGKKNIFSGRILEIEGLPDLKVEQAFELTDASAERSAAGCTVHLDKAPIVEYMRSNITLMKSMIANGYEDARTLARRIRSMEDWIANGKLLQADKDAEYAAVIEIDLADIKEPIVACPNDPDDVKFMSEVAGTKIDEVFIGSCMTNIGHFRAAGQLLDGKSDIPVKLWVAPPTKMDAKQLTEEGYYGILGRAGARMEMPGCSLCMGNQAQVREGATVMSTSTRNFPNRLGKNTNVFLGSAELAAICSKLGKIPTVEEYQANIGIINQKSAEVYKYMNFDQIADYTEEAGSVKV, from the coding sequence ATGTTAGAAGCCTATCGTCAGCATGTCGCCGAGCGCGCAGCGCTGGGCATTCCGCCCCTGCCGCTGTCGGCGAAGCAGGTTGAAGAACTGGTCGAGCTGCTGAAAAACCCGCCCAAGGGCGAGGAAGACACGCTGGTTGACCTGATTACCTATCGCGTCCCGCCGGGCGTGGATGATGCCGCCAAGGTCAAGGCCTCTTTCCTGGCCGCCGTGGCCGAAGGCACGGTCAAGAGTCCGCTGCTGACCCGCGTGCGCGCCACCGAACTGCTGGGCACCATGCTGGGCGGCTACAACATCAAGCCGCTGATCGACCTGCTGGACGACGCCGAAGTGGCCGCCGTGGCCGGTGAGGCGCTGAAGAAGACCCTGCTGATGTTTGACGCCTTCCACGACGTCAAGGAAAAGATGGACAAGGGCAATGCCGTGGCCCGCGCGGTGATGCAGTCCTGGGCCGATGCCGAGTGGTTCACCTCGCGTCCGGAAGTGGCGCAAAAGATCACCGTCACCGTGTTCAAGGTGCCGGGCGAAACCAATACCGACGACCTGTCGCCGGCGCCGGACGCCTGGAGCCGTCCGGACATCCCGCTGCACTACCTGGCCATGCTGAAGAATACCCGTCCGGGTGCGGCTTTTGTGCCGGAGGAAGACGGCAAGCGTGGTCCGATCCAGTTCATCGACGACCTGAAGAAAAAGGGGCACCTGGTGGCCTACGTCGGTGACGTGGTCGGTACCGGTTCCTCGCGCAAGTCCGCCACCAACTCGGTGGTGTGGGCGACCGGCCAGGACATCCCGTTTGTCCCGAACAAGCGTTTTGGCGGTGTGACGCTGGGTGGCAAGATTGCGCCGATTTTCTTCAACACCCAGGAAGATTCCGGCTCGCTGCCGATCGAAGTCGATGTGTCGCAGCTGGAAATGGGCGATGTAATCGACATCTACCCCTACGCCGGCAAGATCGAGAAGAACGGCGGCGTGGTGGCCGAGTTCAAGCTCAAGAGCGAAGTGATCCTGGACGAAGTGCGTGCCGGTGGCCGCATCAACCTGATCATCGGTCGTGGTCTGACCAGCAAGGCACGCGAAGCGCTCGGTCTGGCGGCCTCGACCGTATTCCGCCTGCCCAAGTCGCCGGTAGATAGCGGCAAGGGTTTCACCCTGGCGCAAAAAATGGTGGGTCGCGCCTGTGGTCTGGCCGAGGGCCAGGGCGTTCGTCCGGGTACCTACTGTGAACCGAAGATGACCACAGTCGGCTCGCAGGACACCACCGGCCCGATGACCCGTGACGAGCTGAAGGACCTGGCCTGCCTGGGCTTCTCGGCCGATCTGGTCATGCAGTCCTTCTGTCATACCGCTGCCTATCCGAAGCCGGTTGACGTCAAGATGCACAAGGAACTGCCGACCTTCATCTCCAGCCGTGGCGGCGTATCGCTGCGTCCGGGCGATGGCGTGATCCACAGCTGGCTCAACCGCCTGCTGCTGCCGGATACCGTCGGTACCGGCGGTGACTCGCACACCCGCTTCCCGATCGGGATTTCCTTCCCGGCCGGTTCCGGTCTGGTGGCCTTTGCCGCCGCCACCGGCGTGATGCCGCTGGACATGCCGGAATCGGTACTGGTGCGCTTCAAGGGCAAGCTGCAGCCGGGCGTGACCCTGCGTGACCTGGTCAACGCCATTCCGCTGTACGCCATCAAGCAAGGGCTGCTGACGGTGGCCAAGGCCGGCAAGAAGAACATTTTCTCCGGTCGCATCCTGGAAATCGAAGGTTTGCCGGATCTGAAGGTCGAGCAAGCCTTTGAACTGACCGATGCCTCGGCCGAGCGCTCGGCCGCCGGTTGTACCGTGCATCTGGACAAGGCGCCGATCGTCGAATACATGCGCTCCAACATCACGCTGATGAAGTCGATGATCGCCAATGGCTACGAAGATGCCCGTACCCTGGCCCGTCGCATCCGTTCGATGGAAGACTGGATCGCCAACGGCAAGCTGCTGCAGGCCGATAAGGATGCCGAGTACGCCGCCGTGATCGAGATTGATCTGGCCGATATCAAGGAACCGATCGTGGCCTGCCCGAACGATCCGGATGACGTGAAGTTCATGAGCGAAGTGGCCGGCACCAAGATCGACGAAGTCTTCATCGGTTCCTGCATGACCAATATCGGGCACTTCCGCGCCGCCGGCCAGTTGCTGGATGGCAAGAGCGATATTCCGGTCAAGCTGTGGGTAGCGCCGCCGACCAAGATGGATGCCAAGCAACTGACCGAAGAAGGTTACTACGGCATTCTGGGTCGTGCCGGTGCCCGCATGGAAATGCCGGGTTGCTCGCTGTGCATGGGTAACCAGGCACAGGTGCGCGAAGGCGCGACGGTGATGTCCACGTCGACGCGTAACTTCCCTAACCGTCTGGGCAAGAACACCAATGTGTTCCTCGGCTCGGCCGAACTGGCCGCCATCTGCTCCAAGCTGGGCAAGATTCCGACGGTAGAGGAGTATCAGGCCAATATCGGCATCATCAATCAGAAGTCGGCGGAAGTGTACAAGTACATGAACTTCGACCAGATTGCCGATTACACGGAAGAAGCCGGCTCGGTCAAGGTCTGA
- a CDS encoding calcium-binding protein produces the protein MHLNNPHDHQPATSRPGSPDITLIGTDDDDVLTAGRQAVNMQGLDGDDLLRGSPHDDLQLGGRGDDFLQGLGGNDTQLGGEGDDILHGDAGHDRQEGGSGDDLLFGHQGNDVLDGGAGDDVLDGGPGEDLLRGGPGDDHLAGGGGRDILLWHAQDMCGDDQISGFEPGEDQIWLPLPFQPGEAQYAQVKLESREDQSVLRIQNNERHCQINIRFEDVDLSDGGSLSEQQALSRLLMEGPQAF, from the coding sequence ATGCATTTGAACAATCCTCATGACCACCAGCCCGCCACGTCACGGCCCGGCTCACCGGACATCACCCTGATCGGTACCGACGATGATGACGTCCTGACGGCCGGCAGGCAGGCCGTCAACATGCAAGGCCTGGATGGCGATGACTTGCTGCGCGGCAGCCCGCACGATGATCTGCAACTGGGCGGACGGGGCGATGATTTCCTGCAGGGACTGGGTGGTAACGACACCCAGTTGGGCGGCGAAGGCGACGACATTCTGCATGGTGATGCCGGCCACGACCGTCAGGAAGGCGGCTCGGGGGATGATCTGCTGTTCGGGCATCAGGGCAATGATGTGCTCGACGGGGGCGCGGGTGACGACGTACTGGATGGCGGCCCGGGGGAAGATCTGCTGCGTGGCGGCCCGGGCGATGATCATCTGGCCGGCGGCGGCGGCCGCGACATTCTGCTCTGGCATGCGCAGGATATGTGTGGCGATGACCAGATCTCCGGCTTCGAACCCGGGGAGGACCAGATCTGGCTGCCCCTGCCCTTCCAGCCCGGGGAAGCGCAGTATGCGCAGGTAAAGCTGGAAAGTCGTGAGGATCAATCTGTCTTGCGCATCCAGAATAACGAACGCCACTGCCAGATCAACATCCGCTTTGAGGACGTCGACTTGAGCGATGGCGGCAGTCTCTCCGAACAACAGGCACTGAGCCGTCTGCTGATGGAAGGCCCGCAGGCGTTCTGA